One region of Halomicrobium sp. LC1Hm genomic DNA includes:
- a CDS encoding flippase activity-associated protein Agl23: MVAGDIDWRARVSADPALTGVVAVTVLALVARLVDLGGRIAHFDEGRVAYWALEYAETGSISYRYIVHGPLVQYVDAYLFQLLGTGDAVMRLPVAVFGGLLPLSALLFRDHLRDSEVVALAIVLAANPVLLYYSRFFRSTLLVAGFVFVAFGLAVRAYDTRRVRYVYGVAALFGLALAAKENTVVYAIVWIGATALVVDQLFFAERGEERGLDLAERYWGRLVARGRALGPAGVGRYAGHLVGAVAVFGLVVVFFFAPRNPADGVGLWYAIGHPSSLPAVVDATVADLTEGFEYWFGGTSDPGCHKDNLVDGYACFLGRFLETLLVAALPLSVLAVGGFLIERYGAVRPRPVVLFASYWGFVSVAGYPLGTDIYGAWITVNALVPLAIPAAVGLAYLYRLGRTAFDEDDTVSTSLVGVLLLVLTAQVAVTAGGLVYESPAAADNNLVQYAQPTDDFRPVLAAAAEADTDGTDVLIYGSELAAPRGVSPQEPSCGDLGELLPLQWYLAKHDLNASCAADPATVEADRPPVVVARGDNATALEARLSGYTAESYQFRASGGATTFFVREDVSEPEPTLRRP; this comes from the coding sequence ATGGTTGCTGGCGACATCGACTGGCGGGCGCGTGTGAGCGCCGACCCCGCGCTGACGGGGGTGGTCGCGGTGACGGTGCTGGCGCTGGTGGCGCGACTCGTCGACCTGGGAGGACGCATCGCACACTTCGACGAGGGGAGAGTGGCCTACTGGGCGCTGGAGTACGCCGAGACGGGGTCGATCTCCTATCGCTACATCGTCCACGGGCCGCTGGTCCAGTACGTCGACGCCTACCTGTTCCAGTTGCTCGGGACCGGCGACGCCGTGATGCGACTCCCCGTCGCCGTCTTCGGCGGCCTGTTGCCGCTGTCGGCGCTGCTCTTTCGGGACCACCTCCGTGACAGCGAAGTGGTCGCGCTGGCGATCGTACTGGCGGCCAATCCGGTCTTGCTGTACTACTCGCGGTTCTTCCGGAGCACGCTGCTGGTCGCGGGCTTCGTCTTCGTCGCCTTCGGTCTCGCGGTGCGGGCCTACGACACGCGACGGGTCCGCTACGTCTACGGCGTCGCTGCGCTGTTCGGCCTCGCGCTCGCGGCCAAGGAGAACACCGTCGTCTACGCCATCGTCTGGATCGGCGCGACCGCGCTCGTCGTCGACCAGCTCTTTTTCGCCGAGCGGGGCGAGGAACGCGGTCTCGACCTCGCAGAGCGGTACTGGGGCCGGCTCGTCGCCCGTGGGCGAGCGCTCGGCCCGGCCGGCGTCGGTCGCTACGCAGGCCATCTCGTCGGAGCCGTCGCCGTCTTCGGACTGGTCGTCGTCTTCTTCTTCGCGCCGCGCAATCCCGCGGACGGCGTCGGACTCTGGTACGCGATCGGACACCCGAGTTCGCTCCCGGCGGTGGTCGACGCCACGGTCGCGGATCTCACCGAGGGCTTCGAGTACTGGTTCGGCGGCACCTCCGATCCCGGCTGTCACAAGGACAACCTCGTCGACGGCTACGCCTGCTTTCTCGGACGGTTCCTCGAAACGCTGCTCGTGGCTGCTCTGCCGCTGTCGGTGCTGGCCGTCGGCGGATTCCTGATCGAGCGATACGGCGCGGTCCGTCCGCGTCCCGTCGTGCTCTTTGCCAGCTACTGGGGGTTCGTCTCGGTGGCCGGCTACCCGCTGGGGACCGACATCTACGGGGCCTGGATCACGGTCAACGCGCTGGTGCCGCTGGCGATCCCGGCAGCCGTCGGGCTGGCGTACCTCTACCGGCTGGGTCGGACCGCCTTCGACGAGGACGACACGGTGTCGACCTCGCTGGTCGGAGTCTTGCTCCTCGTCCTCACCGCCCAGGTCGCCGTGACGGCCGGTGGGCTCGTCTACGAATCGCCGGCCGCGGCGGACAACAACCTCGTCCAGTACGCCCAGCCGACCGACGACTTCCGGCCGGTGCTGGCCGCCGCCGCCGAGGCCGACACCGACGGGACGGACGTGCTGATCTACGGCTCGGAGCTCGCGGCCCCGCGCGGCGTCAGTCCACAGGAGCCAAGCTGTGGCGATCTCGGAGAGCTGTTGCCCCTACAGTGGTACCTCGCGAAACACGACCTGAACGCGTCCTGCGCAGCTGACCCGGCGACGGTCGAAGCCGATCGCCCGCCGGTCGTCGTCGCACGGGGCGACAACGCGACGGCGCTCGAAGCACGGCTGTCGGGATACACGGCCGAGAGCTACCAGTTCCGTGCCTCTGGCGGGGCGACGACGTTCTTCGTCCGAGAAGACGTGAGCGAGCCGGAGCCTACCCTTCGACGCCCGTGA
- a CDS encoding DUF5778 family protein, translated as MGAETLDEDLYRRTKALLEPGEIELNGTIVHTDLDGQDDIEMMETTLEAGNVIAEHAGHDPKDTYVYSGNDDADFSSNQHQGLTIDGEEFVWECQQLLRDGSFDIVFYYEASADQAAILEALRDAGYEVTGVEG; from the coding sequence ATGGGCGCGGAGACACTCGACGAAGACCTCTATCGACGCACGAAGGCACTGCTCGAACCCGGCGAGATCGAACTGAACGGTACGATCGTCCACACCGACCTCGACGGGCAAGACGACATCGAGATGATGGAGACGACCCTGGAAGCGGGCAACGTCATCGCCGAGCACGCCGGCCACGACCCGAAAGACACCTACGTCTACTCGGGCAACGACGACGCCGACTTCTCCTCGAACCAGCACCAGGGGCTCACCATCGACGGCGAGGAGTTCGTCTGGGAGTGCCAACAGCTGTTGCGCGACGGGAGCTTCGACATCGTGTTTTACTACGAGGCGAGCGCCGATCAGGCCGCGATCCTCGAGGCCTTGCGGGACGCGGGGTACGAGGTCACGGGCGTCGAAGGGTAG
- a CDS encoding cold-shock protein has translation MAQGTVDFFNDTGGYGFIDTEDADDDVFFHMEDIGGPDLEEGQEVEFDIVQADKGPRAENLTRL, from the coding sequence ATGGCGCAAGGTACTGTAGACTTCTTCAACGACACGGGCGGTTACGGATTCATCGACACGGAGGACGCTGACGACGACGTGTTCTTCCACATGGAGGACATCGGCGGTCCCGACCTCGAAGAGGGTCAGGAAGTCGAGTTCGACATCGTGCAAGCGGACAAGGGTCCGCGAGCCGAGAACCTGACGCGACTGTAA
- a CDS encoding cold-shock protein, with amino-acid sequence MATGTVDFFNDTGGYGFIDTEDADEDVFFHMEDIGGPDLEEGQEVEFDIVQADKGPRAENLTRL; translated from the coding sequence ATGGCGACCGGTACGGTTGACTTCTTCAACGACACTGGCGGTTACGGGTTTATCGACACAGAAGACGCCGACGAGGACGTCTTCTTCCACATGGAAGACATCGGCGGTCCTGACCTCGAAGAGGGCCAGGAAGTCGAGTTCGACATCGTGCAAGCGGACAAGGGTCCGCGTGCGGAAAACCTCACCCGGCTGTGA
- the uppS gene encoding polyprenyl diphosphate synthase produces the protein MLQRARALAQSAYERLLERELSDAPSHVAVIQDGNRRYAREQGAETTEGYTEGAETTEALLHWCDELGVDEVTLYTFSTENFDRPKEQREHLFDLIEQKLTAFADADRVHDNEVRIRAIGETDMLPERVRDAIDYAEDQTAEYDRLHLNVALAYGGRAELLGATRDIARSVDDGHLDPAAVDADTIEGRLYEGPTRDVDLIVRTGGDERTSNFLPWHAKGNEAAVYFCAPYWPEFRKIDFLRAIRTYEHRAASWRRTRARRALTLVRALGPEASQARRILGRFRDALTRQEREAVEDDVDVVAD, from the coding sequence ATGCTACAGCGGGCACGAGCACTTGCGCAATCGGCCTACGAGCGGCTCCTCGAACGCGAACTCTCCGACGCACCCAGTCACGTCGCCGTCATTCAGGACGGCAATCGCCGCTACGCCCGCGAGCAGGGTGCCGAAACCACGGAGGGCTACACCGAAGGAGCGGAAACGACGGAAGCCCTTCTACACTGGTGTGACGAACTCGGAGTCGACGAAGTGACGCTCTACACGTTCTCGACGGAGAACTTCGACCGACCGAAGGAACAGCGAGAACACCTCTTCGATCTCATCGAACAGAAGCTCACGGCCTTCGCCGACGCCGACCGCGTCCACGACAACGAGGTGCGGATCCGCGCCATCGGCGAGACCGACATGCTACCCGAGCGCGTACGGGACGCCATCGACTACGCCGAGGACCAGACCGCCGAATACGATCGACTCCACCTCAACGTCGCGCTGGCCTACGGCGGCCGCGCGGAGCTACTGGGCGCGACGCGGGACATCGCTCGGTCGGTCGACGACGGGCACCTCGACCCCGCCGCTGTCGACGCCGACACCATAGAGGGGCGACTCTACGAGGGGCCGACCCGCGACGTCGACCTGATCGTCCGAACCGGCGGCGACGAGCGCACCTCGAATTTCCTCCCCTGGCACGCGAAGGGCAACGAGGCCGCGGTCTACTTCTGTGCCCCCTACTGGCCGGAGTTCCGGAAGATCGACTTCCTGCGGGCGATCCGGACCTACGAGCACCGCGCGGCGTCCTGGCGTCGCACGCGCGCCCGCCGCGCGCTGACGCTCGTCCGGGCTCTCGGTCCCGAGGCGTCACAGGCCCGGCGGATCCTCGGTCGCTTCCGCGACGCGCTCACTCGCCAGGAACGGGAGGCCGTCGAAGACGACGTCGACGTGGTCGCGGACTGA
- a CDS encoding undecaprenyl diphosphate synthase family protein, whose protein sequence is MAIYDRYLAARLQLSDAALPETVALVITERDLLVDGAYETLERFFDLAVQFGADRIVVYVSVLDEGVVPTIESELRTLRAPREVAVRGPDDDDPADAPIGVSIGLGGKHEFAIAVRSIAQSVDDGDLAPDEIDESVVEEELVFPTALDLVVKTGAERLSDFMIWQSVYSELYFTDVNWQNFGERDYLRALRDYQDRQRRFGR, encoded by the coding sequence GTGGCCATCTACGACCGGTATCTCGCTGCCCGCCTCCAGTTGAGCGACGCGGCGCTCCCCGAGACAGTCGCCCTCGTCATCACGGAGCGCGATCTGCTCGTCGACGGTGCCTACGAGACTCTGGAGCGGTTCTTCGACCTGGCAGTGCAGTTCGGAGCCGACCGGATCGTCGTCTACGTCAGCGTCCTCGACGAGGGGGTCGTCCCGACGATCGAGTCGGAGTTGCGGACCCTGCGCGCCCCTCGCGAGGTCGCCGTTCGCGGACCCGACGACGACGATCCGGCAGACGCCCCGATCGGCGTCTCGATCGGGCTCGGTGGCAAACACGAGTTCGCCATCGCGGTCCGCTCGATCGCTCAGTCGGTCGACGACGGCGATCTCGCCCCTGACGAGATCGACGAAAGCGTCGTCGAGGAGGAACTGGTCTTCCCGACCGCGCTGGACCTGGTCGTCAAGACCGGGGCCGAACGACTCTCGGATTTCATGATCTGGCAGTCCGTCTACTCCGAGCTGTACTTTACGGACGTGAACTGGCAGAACTTCGGCGAGCGGGACTACCTCCGGGCGCTCAGGGACTACCAGGATCGACAGCGGCGGTTTGGTCGATAG
- a CDS encoding DUF92 domain-containing protein — protein MTSAVRRAVGFALVGAVALLVPLVDGVEPPWLATALAIAPFVGIAALALTVVDDGPLFELFARPGDREDQTLYGLAGFALSIAGLSLLALQFGLPMWVFVASVFVLAGGNLGTRLVERATADPVAATAGFVTAGFLAATAGSAVSAMLAGRALTSQFLALLAFYAISGALLAALLRAVLFERDDPLVLFSIGLLLWLFSDLPLHDVTAGRIALALGVTVVLGYVSYALDTASLPGMLTGVFLGLLTIVLGDFRWFAMLITFFGLGGLATKFRYDEKLDRGIAEENEGARGSGNVLANSIVALVAVLAAAASPSHTGIDPMLLLYAFAGAVAAAMSDTFSSEFGGLYDNPRLITTLRRVEPGTDGGVTWQGAVAGLVGSGIVAGIAGGLFADIGAVGALVILGAGFLGMLVDSLLGATIEGETVGNQSVNLLATLAAAAVAGGLAFQFVL, from the coding sequence GTGACATCTGCTGTCCGGCGGGCCGTCGGGTTCGCGCTGGTCGGGGCCGTGGCGCTCCTCGTGCCACTCGTCGACGGCGTCGAGCCGCCGTGGCTGGCGACGGCGCTCGCGATCGCTCCGTTCGTTGGGATCGCGGCGCTCGCACTGACCGTCGTCGACGACGGTCCGTTGTTCGAGCTGTTCGCCAGGCCGGGCGACCGCGAGGACCAGACCCTGTACGGGCTCGCTGGCTTCGCCCTCTCGATCGCCGGGCTCTCGCTGCTCGCCCTCCAGTTCGGGCTCCCGATGTGGGTGTTCGTCGCCAGCGTGTTCGTGCTTGCCGGTGGGAATCTCGGCACGCGGCTGGTCGAGCGCGCGACCGCCGATCCAGTGGCCGCGACTGCCGGGTTCGTGACGGCGGGGTTCCTGGCGGCGACCGCCGGGAGCGCCGTCTCGGCGATGCTGGCCGGCCGAGCGCTGACGAGTCAGTTCCTCGCGCTGCTTGCGTTCTACGCGATCAGCGGCGCGCTGCTGGCCGCACTGTTGCGTGCGGTCCTGTTCGAGCGTGACGACCCGCTGGTGTTGTTCTCGATCGGACTGTTGCTGTGGCTGTTCTCCGATCTCCCCCTGCACGACGTGACGGCGGGGCGTATCGCCCTCGCGCTGGGCGTGACGGTCGTCCTCGGCTACGTCTCCTACGCGCTCGATACGGCGTCGCTGCCGGGGATGCTCACCGGCGTCTTCCTCGGCCTTCTGACGATCGTCCTCGGTGACTTCCGGTGGTTCGCCATGCTCATCACCTTCTTCGGTCTCGGTGGTCTGGCGACGAAGTTCCGCTACGACGAGAAGCTCGACCGCGGCATCGCGGAGGAAAACGAGGGTGCTCGGGGCAGCGGCAACGTCCTGGCGAACTCCATCGTCGCGCTCGTGGCCGTCCTCGCCGCCGCGGCGAGCCCGAGCCACACCGGTATCGATCCGATGTTGCTGCTGTACGCCTTCGCGGGCGCGGTCGCCGCCGCGATGAGCGACACCTTCTCCAGCGAGTTCGGCGGCCTCTACGACAATCCGCGGCTGATCACGACGCTCCGACGCGTCGAACCCGGCACCGACGGCGGCGTGACCTGGCAGGGTGCCGTCGCCGGGCTGGTCGGCTCGGGCATCGTCGCCGGCATCGCTGGCGGGCTGTTCGCGGACATCGGAGCCGTCGGCGCGCTCGTGATCCTCGGTGCCGGCTTCCTCGGCATGCTGGTCGACAGCCTCCTCGGGGCGACGATCGAGGGCGAGACGGTCGGCAACCAGAGCGTGAACCTGCTGGCCACGCTGGCGGCGGCGGCGGTGGCCGGCGGGCTCGCCTTCCAGTTCGTGCTATGA
- a CDS encoding GNAT family N-acetyltransferase, whose protein sequence is MIREGQPDDWPRLRRIQAATLSDPWPELLELSLGEPSLVLVLTVDEPIGYALVVPDDGVAYVAEFAIVPDRQGEGNGSRLMRALLERLAERGIETVRLTARADAERVHAFYRGFGFTVVEEIPDHYDDADGLVFER, encoded by the coding sequence ATGATCCGCGAGGGCCAGCCCGACGACTGGCCCCGGCTGCGCCGCATTCAGGCCGCGACGCTGTCGGACCCGTGGCCGGAGCTACTGGAGCTGTCGCTCGGCGAGCCGTCGCTGGTCCTGGTTCTGACCGTCGACGAGCCCATCGGCTACGCGCTCGTCGTCCCCGACGACGGGGTCGCCTACGTCGCGGAGTTCGCGATCGTGCCCGACAGACAGGGCGAGGGCAACGGGAGCCGCCTGATGCGGGCGCTGCTGGAGCGACTGGCCGAGCGCGGAATCGAGACGGTGCGGCTCACCGCGCGGGCCGACGCCGAGCGCGTCCACGCATTCTACCGTGGGTTCGGGTTCACCGTCGTCGAGGAGATACCTGACCACTACGACGACGCCGACGGCCTGGTGTTCGAGCGGTAG
- the dnaG gene encoding DNA primase DnaG — MQDSTKYLIHADFTANGVVERNDVVGAVFGQTEGLLGDELDLRELQEGSKVGRVDVKVTSEGGQSFGEITIASGLDRVETAILAASLETIERVGPCRATVTVTDLEDVRHAKRREVVERATELLADFEAEAITSHDIVEEVRQRLRVEDITEYEGLPAGPRVAESDAIIVVEGRADVLQLLQFGIKNAVAVEGTDVPEAIADLSRERTVTAFLDGDRGGELILKELAQVGAVDHVAFAPAGTCVEDLSRSQILAALRDKVPYEAVDEGSPAPIAATPDASGDEHDEPRAVTSGGRDVDAEVGTADAASASSETVEPVSPEADSQASPEAAEHSPGEPDDGGGDASDDASPSTIAAHAQAVVTEGTGTVRLLDDEANVLREGPASEAFALVEEADQIPTAVVLDDTLSQRLLDVAAQRGVGEIVARQRGEFVKQPTAVRVRTIEDL, encoded by the coding sequence ATGCAGGACTCTACGAAATATCTCATCCACGCAGACTTTACCGCGAACGGCGTCGTCGAGCGCAACGATGTCGTCGGCGCAGTCTTTGGACAGACCGAAGGGCTGCTCGGCGACGAGCTCGACCTCCGGGAGCTACAGGAGGGGTCGAAAGTCGGGCGCGTCGACGTCAAGGTGACCTCTGAGGGGGGACAGTCCTTCGGCGAGATCACGATCGCGAGCGGACTCGACCGCGTCGAGACGGCGATCCTCGCGGCGTCGCTGGAGACGATCGAGCGGGTCGGGCCGTGCCGTGCGACCGTCACCGTCACCGACCTCGAAGACGTCCGGCACGCGAAGCGCCGCGAGGTCGTCGAACGAGCCACGGAACTGCTCGCAGACTTCGAGGCTGAGGCGATCACCTCCCACGACATCGTCGAAGAGGTCCGCCAGCGCCTCCGCGTCGAGGACATCACCGAGTACGAGGGACTGCCCGCCGGGCCACGCGTCGCCGAGAGCGACGCCATCATCGTCGTCGAGGGGCGAGCCGACGTGCTCCAGTTGCTCCAGTTCGGCATCAAAAACGCCGTCGCCGTCGAGGGGACGGACGTGCCCGAGGCGATCGCCGACCTGAGCCGCGAGCGGACCGTCACCGCGTTTCTCGACGGCGACCGCGGCGGCGAGTTGATCCTGAAGGAGCTGGCACAGGTCGGTGCGGTCGATCACGTCGCCTTCGCGCCGGCCGGCACGTGCGTCGAGGACCTCTCGCGCTCACAGATTCTCGCGGCGCTACGGGACAAGGTCCCCTACGAGGCCGTCGACGAGGGGAGCCCGGCCCCGATCGCGGCGACGCCGGACGCGTCCGGGGACGAGCACGACGAGCCACGCGCGGTCACCTCCGGCGGCCGAGACGTCGACGCCGAGGTCGGGACCGCCGACGCGGCGTCGGCCTCGTCCGAGACGGTCGAACCCGTGAGCCCCGAGGCCGACAGCCAAGCGTCGCCAGAGGCCGCCGAGCACTCACCCGGCGAGCCCGACGACGGCGGCGGGGACGCAAGCGACGACGCGTCGCCGTCGACGATAGCGGCACACGCACAGGCGGTCGTCACCGAGGGCACCGGGACCGTCCGGCTGCTCGACGACGAGGCGAACGTCCTCCGGGAAGGTCCCGCGAGCGAGGCGTTCGCGCTCGTCGAGGAGGCCGATCAGATCCCGACGGCGGTCGTCCTCGACGACACGCTCTCCCAGCGACTCCTCGACGTGGCGGCCCAGCGGGGCGTCGGCGAGATCGTCGCCCGACAGAGAGGCGAGTTCGTCAAACAGCCGACGGCGGTCCGCGTGCGGACGATCGAGGACCTGTAG
- a CDS encoding sugar phosphate isomerase/epimerase, with product MQTAIQLYTLREIDESILDVLARVGDAGFDGVEFAYRVDEEPTAEIRRALEDAGLVASSAHVGIETLEADLDGVVETAEALGYEDIVVPWLDPDQFETVEAVAATADRLSDLAGAVADRGMRLHYHNHDQEFVETDEGVAFDLLVDRSSDDLAFEVDAGWALYGGADPVALLERYADRISLVHFKDVHLDSEAAPPLGEGDLDVEAVARAAREIDAEWAVFENDDPDDPVTALANGADVLSGAVR from the coding sequence ATGCAGACCGCAATCCAGCTGTACACGCTCCGCGAGATCGATGAGTCGATCCTCGACGTGCTCGCCCGCGTCGGCGATGCCGGGTTCGACGGCGTCGAGTTCGCCTATCGCGTCGACGAGGAACCCACCGCAGAGATCCGACGAGCCCTCGAAGACGCCGGTCTCGTCGCCTCGTCGGCACACGTCGGGATCGAGACCCTCGAAGCGGACCTCGACGGCGTCGTCGAGACCGCCGAGGCGCTGGGGTACGAGGACATCGTCGTGCCGTGGCTCGATCCCGACCAGTTCGAGACGGTCGAGGCGGTCGCGGCGACGGCCGACCGGCTCTCGGACCTGGCCGGAGCGGTCGCGGACCGCGGGATGCGACTACACTACCACAACCACGACCAGGAGTTCGTCGAGACCGACGAGGGCGTGGCCTTCGATCTGCTCGTCGACCGGTCCAGCGACGACCTCGCGTTCGAGGTCGACGCCGGGTGGGCGCTGTACGGCGGTGCGGATCCCGTCGCTCTCCTCGAACGATACGCCGACCGCATCTCGCTGGTCCACTTCAAGGACGTTCACCTCGACAGCGAGGCCGCGCCCCCACTGGGCGAGGGCGACCTCGACGTCGAGGCCGTCGCGAGGGCCGCCCGAGAGATCGACGCCGAGTGGGCCGTCTTCGAGAACGACGACCCCGACGATCCCGTGACGGCGCTGGCAAACGGCGCGGACGTACTCTCCGGGGCAGTCCGGTAG
- a CDS encoding DUF3311 domain-containing protein, with product MWDASNWTRSRFEALGWALAALTVAALAVPWFLWRDSTVVAGLPLWVWWHVGWMGLASVAFYAFTRYGWGVGVESADPAATETPEVSRDD from the coding sequence ATGTGGGACGCCTCGAACTGGACACGCAGTCGCTTCGAAGCGCTCGGGTGGGCACTCGCCGCGCTCACAGTGGCGGCACTGGCGGTCCCCTGGTTCCTCTGGCGAGACAGCACCGTCGTCGCCGGCCTGCCGCTGTGGGTGTGGTGGCACGTCGGCTGGATGGGGCTGGCGTCGGTCGCCTTCTACGCGTTCACGCGCTACGGGTGGGGCGTCGGCGTCGAGAGCGCGGATCCAGCGGCGACCGAGACGCCGGAGGTAAGTCGCGATGACTGA
- a CDS encoding sodium:solute symporter has translation MTDTAIQLGIVGGYMVLAAAIGVVAYRLTDRTAEDYYLASRTFGTVVLLFTTFATLLSAFTFFGGPNLTFAQGPEWLLVMGLMDGIIFAVLWYVLGYKQWLVGQRHGYVTLGEMLGDRFGSRLLRGLVAAISLFWLFPYVMLQQKGAGQAIVGLTDAAVPFWVGAGGITLFMIVYVAISGMRGVAWTDTLQGIVMLGLIWAAVAWILSAVGGPSAATARLAETDPEFLALGGGLYTPEYILSTAISIAFGVTMFPQINQRFFVARSQKVLKRTLALWPVLVVLLFVPAFMLGAWAAGLGVTVPENGNVIPAVLNEYTAGWFTAAVVAAALAAMMSSSDSMLLSGASYLTRDLYRPVTDLADEEPTLPARASLAGRVRRSLLALAVSIGRLLRSDQDREALLARAGVVVFATLSFVASLSAPGTLVQIGDTAFGGFAQLALPVIVALYWSRTTRWGMYAGIGGSQLFYLASVFLSGVPQSYLGGWSASVVCMALGLALTVGVSLVTSASPGEDASLYSVSGVDGD, from the coding sequence ATGACTGACACGGCGATCCAGTTGGGCATCGTCGGCGGCTACATGGTGCTGGCGGCAGCTATCGGCGTCGTCGCCTACCGCCTGACCGACCGCACGGCGGAAGACTACTACCTCGCCAGCCGGACCTTCGGCACGGTCGTCCTGCTGTTCACGACGTTCGCGACGCTGCTGTCGGCGTTTACCTTCTTCGGGGGCCCCAACCTCACCTTCGCGCAGGGTCCCGAGTGGCTGCTGGTGATGGGGCTGATGGACGGGATCATCTTCGCCGTCCTCTGGTACGTGCTGGGGTACAAGCAGTGGCTCGTCGGCCAGCGCCACGGCTACGTCACGCTCGGGGAGATGCTGGGCGATCGCTTCGGTTCGCGTCTCCTCCGCGGGCTCGTGGCAGCGATCAGTCTCTTCTGGCTCTTTCCCTACGTGATGCTCCAGCAGAAGGGTGCCGGACAAGCGATCGTCGGGCTGACCGACGCCGCAGTCCCGTTCTGGGTCGGTGCCGGCGGCATCACGCTCTTTATGATCGTCTACGTCGCCATCTCGGGGATGCGCGGGGTCGCCTGGACTGACACGCTCCAGGGCATCGTCATGCTCGGGCTCATCTGGGCGGCCGTCGCCTGGATCCTCTCGGCGGTCGGCGGCCCGTCGGCTGCGACGGCGCGTCTCGCCGAGACCGATCCCGAGTTCCTCGCACTGGGCGGGGGCCTGTACACGCCGGAGTACATCCTCTCGACGGCGATCTCCATCGCCTTCGGCGTGACGATGTTTCCCCAGATCAACCAGCGGTTCTTCGTCGCCCGCTCCCAGAAAGTGCTCAAGCGGACGCTGGCGCTGTGGCCCGTGCTGGTGGTCCTGCTGTTCGTCCCCGCGTTCATGCTCGGTGCGTGGGCCGCCGGCCTGGGCGTCACCGTCCCGGAGAACGGCAACGTGATTCCCGCGGTGCTCAACGAGTACACCGCCGGGTGGTTCACGGCGGCCGTCGTCGCCGCGGCCCTGGCGGCGATGATGTCCTCCAGCGACTCGATGCTGCTCTCGGGCGCGTCGTATCTCACCCGCGACCTCTACCGGCCGGTGACCGACCTCGCAGACGAGGAGCCGACGCTGCCGGCCCGCGCGTCGCTGGCCGGTCGCGTCCGCCGCTCGCTGCTCGCTCTGGCTGTCTCGATCGGCCGCCTGCTTCGATCAGACCAGGACCGCGAGGCGCTGCTCGCACGCGCGGGGGTCGTCGTCTTCGCGACGCTCTCGTTCGTCGCCAGTCTCTCCGCGCCGGGGACGCTCGTCCAGATCGGCGACACCGCCTTCGGCGGGTTCGCCCAGCTCGCTCTCCCGGTGATCGTCGCGCTGTACTGGTCCCGGACGACCCGTTGGGGGATGTACGCCGGTATCGGCGGCTCGCAGCTGTTCTACCTCGCCAGCGTCTTCCTCTCGGGTGTACCCCAGAGCTACCTCGGTGGCTGGTCGGCCAGCGTCGTCTGCATGGCGCTGGGACTGGCCCTGACCGTCGGCGTCTCGCTCGTGACGAGCGCGTCCCCCGGCGAGGACGCCAGCCTGTACAGCGTCTCGGGCGTCGACGGCGACTGA
- a CDS encoding DUF2892 domain-containing protein produces MDATDNVGGRDRIARALLAVVLSVAALRSLRNGKRLRGLLAGIGALVFGFNATTKYCGVNDALGVDTTGDEVTVDIDELRGEDTETVVEDASEAGGLTCADCGEPIVPGERRGPDESGEIVHDSCA; encoded by the coding sequence ATGGACGCAACGGACAACGTTGGCGGCCGTGATCGGATCGCACGCGCGCTACTGGCGGTCGTGCTGAGTGTCGCAGCGCTTCGCTCGCTGCGGAACGGCAAGCGACTGCGCGGTCTGCTCGCCGGGATCGGCGCACTCGTCTTCGGCTTCAACGCCACGACGAAGTACTGTGGGGTCAACGACGCGCTCGGCGTCGATACGACCGGCGACGAGGTCACCGTCGACATCGACGAGCTGCGAGGCGAGGACACGGAGACCGTCGTCGAAGACGCGTCCGAGGCCGGTGGACTCACCTGTGCGGACTGTGGCGAGCCGATCGTGCCCGGCGAGCGTCGTGGCCCCGACGAGAGCGGCGAAATCGTCCACGACAGCTGCGCGTAG